A segment of the Neoarius graeffei isolate fNeoGra1 chromosome 5, fNeoGra1.pri, whole genome shotgun sequence genome:
GGACAaaatctggggaaaaaaaatgtggCGAGACTGAAAAAATTGTACCTCCTTTGTGTCCAAGTTCCAAACGTTTTCCTTTTGTTTTACACAAATTTTATTATATCATATGATTTCAGGGTTGATGATGTGGTGAAGAAGCTTCTCTCACTGGAACTTGCAAGTCATGTATGATATACTGATTTCAACAtcctgttgtttttatttttatcttaatGTTCACTTTATATGGAATACTGTTAGCATTTCAGTTGTTCCAcattttcatttctttaaattgttaaaaAGGGTTTAAAAATTTGcaccattttaaatgtaaaactaACAATATCTACATCCAGAGTGAAAAACTGCGCCTGAAAGAGGAACAGCTGATTGCAAAGGTCCAGAGGCATGAAAATGATCGAAACTCAACAGAGGTTAAAGGTAGGTTCCTTTTTTTTCTGTCCCAATAAGACGAGCAGAGTGTTTGTCTCAGACTGATGTTTTAATGGAATTTCCTGGCTTGATGTCTTTGTCTTGAAATGGACTTTCCTTGCTTGCATTAATAGTGGCCATGTTGACTGCGCGAATACGCAATTTTCAGGAGCATTTACAGAAGCACCCTAAGGTAAGTGACCGAGAACAAGTGCAGTCTTTCTTCTCACCTTCATTAAAGTTGTGAGGGCACTTCACACTCAACCTTGATCACACTTTTAGTGAGAAACAGGATATCCTGTGCACACACTGAACAAAAAATACATTTCAAATCAATATGGATTTGAAATAGTAACCTCCCAAAGTTCTTTCAAAAGAATGAGTAAAAACATTATATAAAATAAACTTTATAGTAGTATTTGGCAAAAAATAACACTATACatacattttgtttgtttgtttgtttgtttgtttgtttgtttgtttgtttgtttgtttgtttgtttaaaatacagttgcagtcagaagtttacaaacCTGGAGATGAATGGCATGGCAATGTTGGGctttcaataattttttttttttttaactgttctttttctgtggcagaatgattgtacaaaaatacatttttaatagcaaaaacaaaaaaagaatttggtgcacaagttttaatttattttgggttttctgaaatcaacacagggtcacaaTTATATATACAGTTTCAAATGtatacatacacccacttagattattaattcagtggtgctgagagTTCCAAAAGGtattttaacttgccaaggcctcttaactttgtTAGTAATCATGattaactacagctggtagcttattTGTGTCAGCATTTGTTTCACTGTacttattggattgaccaacatgcAGCACAAGCCAaatgtccaaggagctcagtgcagatctgagaaagagacccaatagatttacacaactcaggaatgtttcttggagacatttctaaacaactTCAGATTCATCAGTGTAAACAATTGTacataagtacaagttattgggggTTGTAGAcattttgccaagccactttgctggaagaaggccCAAACTGTCTCACTCAGCTGAGAGGAAGTTGGTTCAGATGGCCAGGAATAACCCACCAagacacaggcctgccatgaactggaagctgctggaacactgtctacagtcaagcaagttttatatcaccatggactgaaaAGCTcagtccaagaaagaagcccctgctccaaaatcaacaccttcaatctcaactaaagtttgcagctaaCCACatggacaaacaaaaaaaaagccttctggaggaaatttttatggtcagatgagatgaagattgagttgtttggccacaatgatcagATGTACAGAGCAACACTGTATTAACTGGTAAGCATGTTGtgggcagcatcatgctctggggctcttTTGCTGCCAGTGAAACTGCTGAATTGCACAAAGTGGAAGGAATAATGAAGGACTAccacagaattcttcagcataatctCAAAcaatcagaaacttggacacaattgggtgttccaagaGGACAGTGGCCCCAAACACGTATCAAAACTggctgtggaatggataaagcaggctaacattcagattaaagcatattctgacctcaacccgatttgAAAATATGTGAATTGTGCTTAAAAGTTGGCTCTCTGTCAGGAAAAACACAAATTTAACTGAACACTACAAATTCTGccgagaagagtggtcaaatatccaaccagaattctgtcaaAAGTTTGGTGATATCAAAAAGCCTCTTTTTGTAGCCATCTTACTACAAAAGGACGCTTGCTAAGGGGCATTCAATCAAtgtgcactctcagaaaacaaagtacaccaTTGTGCCTTCAggagtacaacagcttgtcactggggcgggcagtaccctctaaagtacttatttgtaccattgaTATACTGATTAAGAACATGTACCATTTTGgtccacatagttaccttgaagtcaaataatgagccctagggggtacattagtgtagattgtaccttgggggacagaaatggactcctactgtacccctatttctgacagtgtgctgtatgtatattttgatCTTGTATGTGGCATTttggccctgtgttgatttcagaaaacccaaaataaatttacACTgatgcaccaaattctttttttttttctattaacgatgtatgttgtacaatcattctgccctaGAAAAAGAAtaattcagagaaatcattgaaagcccaatattgccatgacatccaTGTCCATGTATGTAAACCTCTGATCACAGCTGTCCATGCAAACTAACTATTATCCTTGAGCAATTTATTAGTTTAAAATAATACATTTTAGTTACACACAATCTCATTGCTGTCCGTgattttagggaaaaaaaaattcacatatgCTGACCTTAGGGTcatgggcggggggggggggggggggggggaatacaagAGGACGAAACTTTCAGGAATTGGACAAATGAGCATACTGTTATATCAGGAGGAGTGCCAGTATTTCTGGAGTTGATTGTATACATGAATTGAGATTATTATAatcttatttattttaaaatgaatGGTAAATAATGTAGCTGCATCATACCCATATCTGTTCTGTTTTGTATCAGGACAAAGCTAACAAGAGGTGGATGCTGATGAGCATTGACCGCAGGAAGAAATTGCTCAAATACTTGAGAAGGTCACGATATGATGCTTTTGAGAAGGTCTGTGCAGAGCTGGGGATCATATACACCTTTCCTCCTGAATACTACAGACGGGCAACCCGACGCTGGCTGGCTAAGAAAGCCCTCTGCATCAAGGTAATATGCTAATCTGTGAGAATAATCTCTAGTTTCCCTAATTTGTAGAAGTGGCAAAACTGCACCAGTGATCATTTTTGCACCAGCCTCTGCACTCATTTTTCATTTTACCCTTATCTTTTTTCCTCTATATCTATGCCATTTTCTCTGTCCATCTTAGGTTTTCAAAGAGGTCCAGAAACAAAAGGCAGAAAAGAGAAATAAAGCTCTTGCTCAGAAGGCGGCTAAGAGCACAAACCCTACAGAAACCCAGGGGACTCCAGTATAACAAAGTCTACCATTACAAATATTATTAAGCAGTAATATCATGCAACATAACCACAACTATTAAAACTGGCAGAGAAATGGATACTGAAGATTCTGATGTCTGGTGTTTTCTGTTGAAATTGTTCATTTTCTATGCTTTACAAAATCTGATGTGTTCTTTATTTGCTTTATGATAAATATTAATAAAAATGGGAAGAGTAAATATTGCCCATTTGTCACTATTATTAAATAAATAGGTTTGTGCTGTTTTAGCTTTCTTCCATGCACTGGATTACATCagagcttttctttttttttttttaatctgatgtACATTAGACTATCAGACTGACTCATGTAAGGTTGAGGCAAAGATAAAACACAGCTGCAGCTTGATGCATTTGTGGTTAGCTTCTACTGCTTTGCCGGGCTCAgtgagtgttttttgtttgtttgttttaaaattaatgctttctttctttccttctttcttttttgtctGTTTTGCTTATTGTAAGAAGTGAATGGCAATCCAATATATAAACCCAATGTAGTTTATTAACTTGGGTCAGAGTACATTATTTAATCATGAGTTTGGTCACATTGCCTGCTGCGTGTTTCCTTATAATCAGCCACTAAGATTTGCAGAGAACTTCGGAAACATTGCAAGCGTGGTGGTGTCACAACTTCCTTTTGTGCTCATAGATTTAGATCTAGAGGCTCGAGTGTAGCAGACGAGGTAAGTGCCTTCACCTTGTGTTTGATGTTACTTTTTCAAAATGTTAAATATTTTCTTATTTCTGCTAGTCTAGTTTTAGTTTGTATCTGCCATAgtcattacattttttttaatgtacagtTAAAAGATTCTATGAGAAGGGCAGCTTTCAGATTCATTATAATTTATCAAATTCACTGACTTTTATCTAACTAAAGAAATCAGTCCTGTATATTTTTCAGAATGTTTTCTTCATACTTTTTAAAACAACTTAATAATAAACACACTGATAATAAGGAAGATGCTGGTTATATGGTTTGGTCTTTGTCTGTTAATCAGGTAGTGGGCAAGTGACAGCTTAACAGACTTGCACTTGTATTTAATCCTCTAAAATTTTGTTCCTTTGAGTTCATAAGCTAAACATTTAAGGCTTGAATGAATTTTGCTGAATTGCAAAGGATTAATCATTTATATTTTATAAGTTGAAAGTGTAATTTAGAATTcttaaagggaaaatcatatagaTATTTAGTCATGTGTTACATGTAATTTCCCACCAAACGTTAGGAATTGTATAGCATTTACTTTTCATTCTTGAGGTAAGTCTGGTGTAAATTTCTGGAATTTGGAGTTTCACTTTAAACAGCCTTATACGATATCTCCTTAGTCCTGCTTTTTGTTTAGGCTAACCCTTGCATTTCATCCACCACTGGTACTCCCATGCAGCTGATGCTTCCTCTGATCTCATTCATATATACAAACTTTAAAACTCGACAAATGGAAACATTTTTTCACCCTTGTAGAATACGCCAGTTCATCAACATGTCAAACCCAGTCATTACTCATCAGCCAGGTGCAGCCTCCTACGGCACCAAC
Coding sequences within it:
- the mrps15 gene encoding small ribosomal subunit protein uS15m; the encoded protein is MFLKHCLRATVAAVRARDVLSGLKHGSVPLAARQRGYCSSRGHRHGHETLTSQPVRQYARAVQKKPEFQSQLQDLPSSMLKLEYASVPLAHTVDDVVKKLLSLELASHSEKLRLKEEQLIAKVQRHENDRNSTEVKVAMLTARIRNFQEHLQKHPKDKANKRWMLMSIDRRKKLLKYLRRSRYDAFEKVCAELGIIYTFPPEYYRRATRRWLAKKALCIKVFKEVQKQKAEKRNKALAQKAAKSTNPTETQGTPV